In Lolium rigidum isolate FL_2022 chromosome 3, APGP_CSIRO_Lrig_0.1, whole genome shotgun sequence, the genomic window tcaatttCTCTAGGTAACATATGAGTCTGGCTGAATATGTATTATGAAGTATAATGGTAGATATGCCAGTTTTAGTATGTCTCCATGCTTCTCTTCGTGACTTTTTGAATCCTGTATTAGTAGCTTGCAACGTATTTTTTCACAACATTCTTTTGCCAATACCCTGATAGGAAATATTCCGTTTATTTTCTTGCATCTAGGTGTTGGCAAGAGTTGCCTCCTCCTACGGTTCTCTGATGGTTCCTTCACTACTAGTTTTATCACTACAATCGGGTATGTTTTGTGTCCAAAATGATTATTTTACGGATTCCTAGTTTCAGAAATCATTTGATGTTCTTGTTTTACTCGACGCTGATATCCTTCTCAAATATTTTTCACTGTCTTCCCTGTTCATATCAAATCATTCATATGTGCAGTATTGACTTCAAGATAAGAACAATTGAACTAGATGGCAAGCGCATTAAGTTGCAAATTTGGGATACAGCCGGTCAAGAGCGATTCAGGACTATCACGACAGGTTTGACGTTTGTTTCAGTTTGTGCTGGACTAGGTCTGTGAAGCTTATATGAAACCCTTTCTCAAATGAAGTGATTTTTTTATCAGCATACTACCGGGGAGCCATGGGTATCTTGCTTGTTTATGACGTCACAGACGAGTCATCTTTCAACAGTACTGTCCTTCAGTTCATTCGTTGACAATGTAGATAAATTTACCAAAGTTTCTTTTGTATATTGACAACCGACTATTTTTTAACATACAGACATACGGAACTGGATACGCAACATCGAGCAACATGCGTCTGATAATGTGAACAAAATTTTGATAGGCAACAAGGCTGATATGGATGAAAGTAAAAGGGTACTGATCTAGGCATCCTCCCTCTCCATGTTATTTGCTTTTCTTGGTGTCTACTCCCTCTTGAATAGATGACATTTTGAAATTATACCTCAACCAACATGCATGTAGAAAAAATATATTTCTCCCTATTAGGCTGCTTGTTGCCATTGGAAGTCGTGTGTTACTATAGTGTAGCAAATGGCATTGGTAATAGAAAATGTTAGGAGTATGCAAGGTAAAATTATATGTATAGTTATCTCAAAATGGTAGAATAACATGCATTCAGGAACTTAGTATGACTGAGAATGACTTCTGTTCGGATTTTGGTACAATGACATGCATTCAGGAACAAAATATGAACTAAATATTCTGGAAAGAAGCAAAAAGTGTATTTGGCACATGCGCACCAGTGCTCCTGGttttaaaaaatcatattttttggatttcaaaaaaattgaaattaaatacccacatatatataaacattccgaaggtatggtagaaattttggagaaaaatgtgttgtactttctattttgagctatacaaaaaagacaaatttctgacaaatatctaCCCCTATATGTAGCCAAAATTtgttttttcctgtagctcaaaatacaatgcaatttctaccgaaacttcACACGAATATTCAGGACATATgcatgtattcatggaataaatgtgacgattttttttgaaacacaaatGTATAGTTTCTAAATATTTTGCaaactgagagcactggtgctcatgtgcaccaaatctgcttCCGGAAAGAAGGGAGTAATATTTAGTAGCCCTCATGCTGTTGTCCATTTGATATTAGTAGCCCACTTGTTCAATCCTTAGTCAATTGTTATTGCAGGCTGTTTCTACTGCAAAGGGACAAGCACTGGCCGACGAATATGGCATCCAGTTCTTTGAAACTGTAAGTTATTGTGCTGAAGGTTTGATAATTTCACTAATAAAATTTCTTCAATTTCACTGTGTGCTCTGTATCTCGCAGAGTGCCAAGACAAACCTTAATGTGGAGCAAGTTTTCTTTTCCATTGCCCGAGATATTAAGCAGAGACTTGCTGAGACTGATTCCAAGCCTGAGGTATAATCATACAGAGGATTTTGTTGATGgttatttgaaatttgttcagatATGAAAACAATGTTGGTGCTTATAGGACCGGACAATCAAGATTAACAAGACAGAAGGTTCTGACAATCCAGAAGCCTCGAAATCTGCTTGCTGCGGCTCGTGATGAATACGTGGACTTGACTATCATGAACTATTTTAACTTCATGTGTTTACTACTGTCTGCTTGTTATTATAGGAATGTCGAGAAGATAACTATGATGtgacttttcttttacttttgccACCTTAAATTCGTCGCAGCAGCAACTATTACTTTTAATGTAGTTTTTATAGTTTCTAGGGGTTAATGTTGTATTGTGATCGTAAGATTTTACATCTAATTTCTGCTGTGTAGTCAATTTGTGTAATTGCTTTTTCAGGCTTTCAATGTACTGTGCTACATTGCAATACACTGTTTACTTTATGACAGAACGCTTTGTGCTATCTGTGTTGTAGTCGAATGATGCGGTAGAGAAGAATGGTCTCCATGCCCGCCATTTTTCAGTGAATGTTCAATGACTATAATTGTTTCTGACAAACGGAGTTAATTTAAACACCCTTTTCTACAAACATGCCAACTGTGAAACACAAACATTTAGCTTGCTCTTATGAACTACTGTAAACTTTAGTTTTC contains:
- the LOC124700425 gene encoding ras-related protein RAB1BV — encoded protein: MAAPPARARADYDYLIKLLLIGDSGVGKSCLLLRFSDGSFTTSFITTIGIDFKIRTIELDGKRIKLQIWDTAGQERFRTITTAYYRGAMGILLVYDVTDESSFNNIRNWIRNIEQHASDNVNKILIGNKADMDESKRAVSTAKGQALADEYGIQFFETSAKTNLNVEQVFFSIARDIKQRLAETDSKPEDRTIKINKTEGSDNPEASKSACCGS